The genomic window TGTGAAATAATGAGCAGCATATTTCTTTTGAGTGAAAAGTTGAAAAGTTTGTAACAAAGCAAACTAGGCGAAAAGTTAAATTTATTTTTTGAAGAACAGACAAAGAGCGAAGCAGCAACAAAGGTAACGTCTGTCTTTTATCGAAATGGAAAGTTTTAAAAATTACAATCGGAATTTTCAGAAGAAATATGAAATATTCTTGTAATACTTCTTTGGTTCAAATGAAATATGAGTATGTTAAAATCAGTTTGTCGTTAAAAAAGGATTAATTTTTTGATTAAATAAAAAATGGAAAAAATCAGTCGGAGGAATTAAGAGTGAAGAAACGCATATTTGCATCATTACTGTTATGTTCATTGGCACTTACAACTATAGTAATTCCAGCAACAGCTTTTGCAGAAAGCATTGATGAAAAGATTCAACAAAAAAACAGTGAAATTTCGAATTTAAAAGACCAACAAAGTGATGTTCAAACACAAATCGCTTCTTTAGAGTCTACTATTACAGATATTCTTGATGAAGGTCAGGAATTAAAAGACCAACAAACAGCTTTGGAAACAAAATCAGCTGAGCTGAAACAAGAGATAGAAGACTTAAACCAACGTATTGAAAAACGTTCTGAAGCAATCACGAATCAAGCGCGTGACGTACAGGTGAATGGTCAAAGTACAACGATCATGGATGCAGTACTGAATGCTGAATCATTTTCAGATGCAATCGGTCGTATCTATGCTGTGTCAACAATCGTGAATGCAAACAATGATTTGGTCAATCAGCAAAAAGCAGACAAAGAATCTGTTGTAGCGAAACAAGCTGAAAATGAAGAAAAATTACAAGAAATTGAAGATACTAAAGCTGAATTAGAAGTGAAGAAACAAGACCTTGTTTCTAAGCAAGCTGATTTAACTGTATTAAAAACTTCTTTAGAACTAGAGCAAGAAAATGCGGAAGGCTCAAAAGCAGTATTGGAACAACAAAAAGCAGCAGCTGAAGCAGAGCAAGCACGTATCGCAGCAGAACAAAAGGCAGCAGCTGAAAAAGCAGCACAAGAGAAAGTTGCTCAAGAAAAAGCAGCTCAGGAAGCACAAGCGTCAAGCAGTGCTTCATCTGAAACAGCACCAAGTTCTGAGGTTGCTGATACAACACCAGTAGCTGATACAACACAAAATACTGAGCAATCAACTGCACCGGAAACTGGTTCAGGGACAGGCTCATCATCAAATAATAACACTGGAACTGGAAATACAGGTGGTTCAGCAGGCGGTAGTACGGGAACTCCTTCTACATCCTCCGATGTAACATTGAATGCGTTGAATTCTTTACGTACATCACTTGGCTTGAATCCAGTAAGCTGGGATGCTGGACTTGCAGCAACAGCTGCAGCACGTGCCGCTACAATTAATAGTAACGGCTGGCAAATTCCTTCTGATCACTGGTCTCGTGGCGATGAAGTAATCGCAATGATGTGGGGAGCCGGTAATTCAGTTATCATGGCTTGGTACAATGAAACAGGTATGACAACTGCTACAGGTAGTGGTCACCGTGATTGGGAAATCAATCCAGCAACAACTCGCGTAGGCTTTGGCTATAGCGGAGACGTGATTGTTGGACATTCAGCATAATTTTAATAAGATATTGAAAAGCAGATTCCTTTGAGGATCTGCTTTTTTTATTGTCTAAAAATAATATGTTGCATTAAGGTCATTACTGAAAGGAGTATACATAGTTATATTATTAACAGATAGTTCTATTCTAAGAAGAATCTTCGTTTTTCTGGATTACTTTTTATAAATAGAACAGGCGGCCTAAGGGAAAATGGTTACTCTTGACATTTTTCTTAAATCTTGATAAACTTAATTTCTTTTAAAACGTAATAATTACGTTTTGTGCAGCTGATCATAAAATCAATAAGAGAAGAAAGGAAAGTGACCATGGCAAAACAATCGAAAATTGCTAAAGCAAACAGACAAAAAGAACTGATCGATCAATATGCTTCTATAAGAATAGAACTGAAGCGTAGTGGCAATCGTGAGGCTTTGGCGAAACTACCAAAAGACTCAAATCCAAATCGTCTGAAGTATCGTGACAGGACGGATGGTCGTCCGCGTGGCTATATGCGGAAATTCGGTATGTCTCGCATCAAATTTCGTGAATTAGCCCATCAAGGGTTGATCCCAGGCGTAAAAAAGGCCAGTTGGTAACAATAACAACTGGCTTTTAGAGAGTATAGAAATGTATTTAATAGGAGGTTCCATATGGAAAAAAACAGATTTGTCCAGTGCCTACCGTAGGCTGAAAAGCCCCAATATCAAAACACGAAAGCGGGCGCTTAAAGTTATTAAAGAATATAAACGAAGTAAGCAGAAGAAAATTATTTTTATGAATTAGGTTGTTTTCTGTTATTTTGGGAGATACAAAATGGCAATAATGGTTTTTTTTCATTTTCTGATTATGCTATTATAAAAGGGAGTTGAGGGGTACAACCTTTCAACTCCTTTAATAATTTATGTTATGAGTATACCGTATCTTTTAAAATACATGTATTGGGTAAGAGAATTAAGGTTTTTTGGCTATGCTATAATAAAACCAACGAAGTACTGGACAGGAAAGGAAAATAGTGTGAAGACAACGATCGAAATCATAGATTCAAAAGCCGATGAGCAAGCAGCGTTTAAAATCCATCAGCTGTCACCGACGATCGAGAAGGTCATTGGAATTTTAAAAGAGGATGAGCTCTTTTTGATCGGTGAAGCAGAAAATGCAATGTATAAGGTGCCGTTTGCAGATATTTTTTATATAGAAGTTGTGGATAAGAAAAGCTTTATTTATACTGAAAAGTTGGTATATCAAAGTGCCGATAAGCTGTATCAGCTTGAAGAAAAACTGACGCCTTTCGACTTTATTCGCGTATCAAAGTCGATGCTGCTGAATGTGGAAGGAATCAAGGCCATCTCCCCATTATTAAGTGGACGTTTTGAAGCACTTCTGATGAATGGTGAACGGGTAGCAATCTCTAGGAAATATGTTCCAGCGTTAAAAAAAGGGCTAGGAATGGAGCGGTGATATGGAAGTCAAAAAGTATTTAAAAGAAGCATTTCGTCTGACCTCATTGATATTTACAACCTTGATTGCAATCAATCTGGTTCTTCAAAATGATGTCGCACACGATGTGCTGGAAGTCATGCTGCTAATCTCAGCAGTTTCCGGTGGGTTGCATTTCTTGCTCAATGATAATGGAAAATATTCAAATAGACGCTTGATT from Enterococcus sp. 9E7_DIV0242 includes these protein-coding regions:
- a CDS encoding PcsB-like coiled-coil domain-containing protein, yielding MKKRIFASLLLCSLALTTIVIPATAFAESIDEKIQQKNSEISNLKDQQSDVQTQIASLESTITDILDEGQELKDQQTALETKSAELKQEIEDLNQRIEKRSEAITNQARDVQVNGQSTTIMDAVLNAESFSDAIGRIYAVSTIVNANNDLVNQQKADKESVVAKQAENEEKLQEIEDTKAELEVKKQDLVSKQADLTVLKTSLELEQENAEGSKAVLEQQKAAAEAEQARIAAEQKAAAEKAAQEKVAQEKAAQEAQASSSASSETAPSSEVADTTPVADTTQNTEQSTAPETGSGTGSSSNNNTGTGNTGGSAGGSTGTPSTSSDVTLNALNSLRTSLGLNPVSWDAGLAATAAARAATINSNGWQIPSDHWSRGDEVIAMMWGAGNSVIMAWYNETGMTTATGSGHRDWEINPATTRVGFGYSGDVIVGHSA
- the rpsN gene encoding 30S ribosomal protein S14; amino-acid sequence: MAKQSKIAKANRQKELIDQYASIRIELKRSGNREALAKLPKDSNPNRLKYRDRTDGRPRGYMRKFGMSRIKFRELAHQGLIPGVKKASW
- a CDS encoding putative metal homeostasis protein — encoded protein: MYLIGGSIWKKTDLSSAYRRLKSPNIKTRKRALKVIKEYKRSKQKKIIFMN
- a CDS encoding LytTR family DNA-binding domain-containing protein, whose product is MKTTIEIIDSKADEQAAFKIHQLSPTIEKVIGILKEDELFLIGEAENAMYKVPFADIFYIEVVDKKSFIYTEKLVYQSADKLYQLEEKLTPFDFIRVSKSMLLNVEGIKAISPLLSGRFEALLMNGERVAISRKYVPALKKGLGMER